In Aedes albopictus strain Foshan chromosome 3, AalbF5, whole genome shotgun sequence, the following are encoded in one genomic region:
- the LOC109430498 gene encoding plancitoxin-1-like — protein MFILLVLSVLVCTFQTCFSEIGCRDESNNLVDWYYLYKLPEAAADHHPPKDATSGLHYAFITSHGSTGWQVSERNVNQSESIPGRTLKPLLKGGNDLLRIFYNDEPPKGETDGSRGHTKGVIATDGNTGFWMIHSVPKFPPMLNETYHYPDTGRIYGQSFLCVSVGADQMETIGQQLAMNEPHVYSFHIPEALKERFPKLVHATEMKPIKKPPFWSAANLKSIGGTKFHSFAKSRQFKKELYSDFIAPSLQVDLLVETWQHGAGNLPSDCTTSQWKVMNVKEVRVTEQYQFATLKDHSKWAVSVPGDRDFICVGDINRQEHQKARGGGSVCSQLDGIVQTYRVMVENVEACPKSGN, from the exons atgttcattCTGCTAGTACTCTCCGTTCTAGTTTGTACATTTCAAACCTGTTTCTCCGAGATCGGATGCCGTGATGAAAGCAACAATCTAGTTGATTG GTACTATCTCTATAAACTACCTGAAGCAGCAGCAGATCACCATCCACCGAAGGATGCAACCTCAGGACTGCACTATGCATTTATTACATCGCACGGTTCCACAGGATGGCAAGTGTCCGAGAGAAATGTGAACCAAAGtgaaagcattcctggaagaacgcTGAAACCTTTGCTAAAGGGTGGCAACGATTTGTTGCGGATTTTCTACAACGACGAGCCCCCAAAAGGAGAAACGGATGGTTCCCGGGGGCACACCAAAGGGGTCATCGCTACCGATGGGAACACCGGGTTTTGGATGATTCATTCGGTGCCAAAATTTCCACCGATGTTGAACGAGACCTACCACTATCCAGACACTGGTAGAATCTACGGTCAAAGCTTCCTTTGCGTAAGCGTGGGCGCAGATCAGATGGAAACTATTGGACAACAGCTAGCCATGAACGAACCACACGTTTACTCGTTCCACATCCCGGAAGCATTGAAAGAACGATTCCCGAAGTTAGTTCACGCAACAGAGATGAAGCCAATCAAAAAGCCACCATTCTGGAGTGccgccaatttgaaatcgatcGGTGGAACGAAGTTCCATTCGTTCGCCAAAAGTCGTCAGTTCAAGAAAGAGCTCTACTCGGACTTCATTGCGCCCTCGTTGCAAGTGGATCTGCTGGTGGAAACTTGGCAGCATGGGGCAGGGAACCTACCGAGCGATTGCACGACCTCCCAGTGGAAGGTGATGAACGTGAAGGAAGTGCGGGTGACCGAGCAGTATCAGTTTGCAACGCTGAAAGATCACTCCAAGTGGGCGGTTTCGGTTCCCGGGGATCGAGATTTTATCTGCGTTGGGGACATCAATCGACAAGAGCATCAGAAGGCCAGAGGGGGTGGAAGTGTATGCAGTCAGCTGGACGGTATTGTTCAGACCTATCGAGTAATGGTGGAAAACGTTGAAGCTTGCCCGAAGAGTGGGAATTAA
- the LOC109430472 gene encoding monoacylglycerol/Diacylglycerol O-acyltransferase, translated as MGTVAEELIALTNDTVMNSTIFSYIGQYVDLDYSIWLYRLLTPLMLTFVLPTLFVLLIYLSISFLYVYKLHSRFILQVYNDGDFDFWDVARTLVAVVWDAHGWIFHGYEVCGIENLPETGSALIIYYHGAIPIDMYYLVARVYLKRSRLIYTVGDRFLEMLPGWSCLARVMKVSPGTVQSCSNVLKEGNMLSIAPGGVYEAQFGDSNYELLWRRRVGFAKVAIESKAPIIPMFTENLREGFRSIGFAKRLFIRLYNAVRFPVRPVYGGFPVKFRTHLGKPIEYDPSLTPEQLQEKVAYAIEELINKNQRIPGSILHGLIDRFVAKRKNE; from the exons ATGGGTACCGTCGCAGAGGAATTAATTGCTCTTACTAATGACACCGTAATGAATTCAACAATTTTTAGCTACATAG GTCAATACGTAGATCTAGACTACTCGATATGGCTCTACCGGTTACTGACTCCTTTGATGCTGACCTTTGTGTTGCCTACACTGTTCGTATTGTTAATATACTTATCAATTTCCTTTCTCTACGTGTACAAATTGCACAG TCGATTCATCTTACAAGTATACAACGATGGAGATTTTGATTTTTGGGACGTGGCGCGTACTCTGGTCGCAGTTGTATGGGACGCCCATGGATGGATTTTCCACG GCTACGAAGTATGCGGTATAGAAAACCTACCGGAAACGGGTTCAGCGCTGATCATCTACTACCACGGTGCTATCCCCATCGACATGTACTACCTGGTGGCGCGTGTTTATCTGAAGCGATCCCGCCTCATCTACACCGTTGGTGATCGCTTCCTGGAAATGCTTCCCGGTTGGTCGTGTCTGGCGCGGGTAATGAAAGTCAGCCCCGGAACGGTACAGTCCTGTTCCAACGTGCTGAAGGAAGGAAACATGCTATCGATTGCACCGGGCGGGGTTTACGAGGCCCAGTTCGGCGACAGCAACTACGAGCTGCTGTGGAGGCGACGGGTAGGATTCGCCAAGGTGGCCATCGAATCCAAAGCACCTATTATTCCAATGTTCACCGAAAACCTGCGGGAGGGCTTTCGGTCGATCGGATTCGCCAAGCGATTGTTTATCCGACTGTACAATGCGGTAAGGTTTCCGGTTCGACCGGTCTATGGGGGGTTTCCGGTTAAATTTAGGACCCACTTGGGAAAACCCATCGAGTACGATCCATCGCTGACGCCGGAGCAGCTGCAGGAAAAGGTGGCGTACGCTATTGAGGAACTGATCAATAAAAACCAACGAATACCTGGCAGTATTCTGCACGGGTTGATAGATAGGTTTGTTGCTAAAAGGAAGAATGAGTGA
- the LOC109430470 gene encoding uncharacterized protein LOC109430470 isoform X2 codes for MVHRSCCVLGCKSSEPMQISHFGWPEPKLYKSIHLKKLADKRMAAWNNVVPLKPGTEGLKEKKICSKHFTTGYPAKLTSVSEIDWIPTIIPVFYEIESDSGANKTMESFVVEMLQEDEPQPEPQPEEQEDDMEFEEDKILLDPESESGEIVNQTVGPENGAIQMLIKVAKRDFVGQQVRLEGLPQWLIRAHSIEAFRAYLWELAEPHIRRPVNVETNQEGQVVNVSWSSFERPTIEEADKFITIINKKNRRMYPWNYLNSPAIERWKTSTSTAICIYMYSMAVSSRPIFELVREKLLKPKAPKAKPKVKPVVPPAADGYSFRDEVRAIRETFLQMRDLMHILDNRIAMLETKCDQAFEPEPLIPVRLDPRAAAAGKLAGGDPLLYAEIKEEDDEYECD; via the exons ATGGTGCATCGCTCTTGCTGCGTACTCGGTTGTAAGTCTTCCGAACCGATGCAGATTTCCCATTTCGGATGGCCTGAACCGAAATTGTATAAATCGATCCACCTGAAAAAATTGGCCGATAAACGTATGGCTGCTTGGAACAATGTTGTACCGCTCAAGCCGGGTACAGAAGGTCTAAAAGAGAAAAAAATTTGCAGCAAGCATTTCACTACAG GGTATCCAGCTAAATTAACCAGCGTATCGGAAATAGATTGGATACCTACTATTATTCCCGTTTTCTACGAGATCGAGTCGGATTCGGGTGCTAACAAGACGATGGAGTcatttgttgttgaaatgcttcaGGAGGACGAACCTCAACCCGAGCCACAACCAGAGGAACAAGAGGATGACATGGAGTTCGAGGAGGACAAGATTTTGTTAGATCCCGAATCGGAATCCGGTGAAATAGTGAATCAAACGGTGGGCCCCGAAAACGGAGCCATTCAGATGCTGATCAAAGTGGCTAAACGGGACTTTGTCGGGCAGCAGGTCAGGCTGGAAGGATTGCCTCAATGGTTGATTCGAGCGCACAGTATCGAAGCGTTTCGAGCGTATTTATGGGAACTGGCTGAGCCGCACATCAGAAGACCGGTCAACGTTGAAACGAACCAGGAAGGGCAGGTGGTGAACGTGAGTTGGAGCAGTTTCGAAAGGCCAACGATAGAGGAAGCAGACAAATTCATAACAATTATCAACAAGAAAAATAGAAGG ATGTATCCCTGGAATTATCTGAACAGTCCGGCTATTGAAAGATGGAAGACATCCACTTCGACAGCCATATGCATTTACATGTACTCGATGGCGGTATCGTCCAGACCCATTTTTGAACTAGTTCGGGAGAAGTTGCTGAAACCGAAAGCACCGAAAGCGAAGCCCAAAGTCAAACCGGTGGTACCCCCGGCAGCCGATGGCTACAGTTTCCGGGATGAGGTGCGAGCCATACGGGAGACGTTCCTGCAGATGCGAGACTTGATGCACATATTGGACAACCGGATTGCCATGTTGGAGACAAAGTGCGACCAAGCATTCGAGCCGGAACCGTTGATCCCGGTGAGGCTGGATCCGCGAGCGGCGGCAGCGGGCAAGCTTGCTGGGGGAGATCCGCTACTGTACGCGGAGATTAAGGAGGAAGACGATGAATATGAATGTGATTAA
- the LOC109430492 gene encoding protein HGH1 homolog has translation MEALREITPFLSKSARLDLKAVSLTHVLGLTGSKDGISLICQCTELLANLVDLCADEADTIRKDAVLTLVNLSAEQDGAEALVKQFAGKIVPMAYAGIMDENCKLADPWSMVLCNISRPETLVESVLEELLKHEEHAIEKLTTCFTRVSYNKQKGHLNYLGPLFSNLSQTKRGREIICNESTDLLARILPFVHHEGSIVRRGGAVGLLKNICFDSSVHDWLLGGTVDVLPFILLPLAGPEELDDDTNDKLPVELQYLGPDKKREEDPDIRKMLLESLAQLCATRKGREYLRERGTYEVLRELHKFECSPDGEKRVLVTCENVVDILIRTEDEIGEDNLKALEIPEDVISKIEKMDGGNEQ, from the exons ATGGAAGCCCTGCGGGAAATAACTCCCTTTCTGAGTAAATCCGCCCGATTGGACCTGAAGGCGGTTTCGTTGACGCATGTCCTTGGGCTTACCGGTTCGAAGGACGGCATATCGTTGATCTGTCAGTGTACGGAACTGCTGGCGAATTTGGTTGACCTGTGCGCCGATGAAGCCGATACCATTAGGAAAGATGCCGTTCTTACGTTGGTAAATCTTTCCGCCGAACAGGATGGAGCTGAGGCGCTGGTAAAACAG TTCGCCGGTAAAATTGTACCTATGGCGTATGCGGGCATCATGGACGAAAATTGCAAACTAGCCGATCCTTGGAGTATGGTATTATGCAACATAAGCCGTCCAGAGACCCTGGTAGAATCGgttttggaagaacttctcaaGCACGAGGAACATGCCATCGAGAAATTGACAACCTGCTTCACCCGCGTCAGCTACAACAAACAGAAAGGTCACCTCAACTACTTGGGTCCGTTGTTCAGTAATCTATCGCAGACCAAGCGAGGTCGTGAAATCATTTGCAACGAAAGCACTGATCTGCTCGCCCGGATCCTGCCGTTCGTACATCACGAAGGCAGCATAGTCCGTCGAGGGGGTGCTGTTGGACTGCTTAAAAACATTTGCTTCGATTCATCGGTACACGATTGGTTGCTGGGTGGAACGGTGGACGTTTTGCCCTTTATTCTGCTGCCACTGGCAGGGCCCGAAGAGCTCGACGATGACACAAACGACAAACTGCCGGTTGAGTTGCAATACTTGGGACCGGACAAGAAGCGTGAAGAGGATCCGGACATAAGAAAGATGCTGCTGGAATCGTTGGCCCAACTGTGCGCTACCCGCAAAGGGCGGGAGTATTTGCGGGAACGGGGAACGTACGAAGTGCTCCGGGAGCTGCACAAGTTCGAATGCAGTCCGGACGGGGAAAAGCGGGTGCTGGTTACGTGCGAAAATGTGGTGGATATTTTGATTAG GACGGAGGACGAAATTGGAGAAGATAATTTGAAGGCTTTGGAGATTCCCGAGGATGTGATATCGAAAATCGAAAAGATGGACGGTGGAAATGAACAATAA
- the LOC109430470 gene encoding uncharacterized protein LOC109430470 isoform X1, with the protein MVHRSCCVLGCKSSEPMQISHFGWPEPKLYKSIHLKKLADKRMAAWNNVVPLKPGTEGLKEKKICSKHFTTGYPAKLTSVSEIDWIPTIIPVFYEIESDSGANKTMESFVVEMLQEDEPQPEPQPEEQEDDMEFEEDKILLDPESESGEIVNQTVGPENGAIQMLIKVAKRDFVGQQVRLEGLPQWLIRAHSIEAFRAYLWELAEPHIRRPVNVETNQEGQVVNVSWSSFERPTIEEADKFITIINKKNRRPHILQMYPWNYLNSPAIERWKTSTSTAICIYMYSMAVSSRPIFELVREKLLKPKAPKAKPKVKPVVPPAADGYSFRDEVRAIRETFLQMRDLMHILDNRIAMLETKCDQAFEPEPLIPVRLDPRAAAAGKLAGGDPLLYAEIKEEDDEYECD; encoded by the exons ATGGTGCATCGCTCTTGCTGCGTACTCGGTTGTAAGTCTTCCGAACCGATGCAGATTTCCCATTTCGGATGGCCTGAACCGAAATTGTATAAATCGATCCACCTGAAAAAATTGGCCGATAAACGTATGGCTGCTTGGAACAATGTTGTACCGCTCAAGCCGGGTACAGAAGGTCTAAAAGAGAAAAAAATTTGCAGCAAGCATTTCACTACAG GGTATCCAGCTAAATTAACCAGCGTATCGGAAATAGATTGGATACCTACTATTATTCCCGTTTTCTACGAGATCGAGTCGGATTCGGGTGCTAACAAGACGATGGAGTcatttgttgttgaaatgcttcaGGAGGACGAACCTCAACCCGAGCCACAACCAGAGGAACAAGAGGATGACATGGAGTTCGAGGAGGACAAGATTTTGTTAGATCCCGAATCGGAATCCGGTGAAATAGTGAATCAAACGGTGGGCCCCGAAAACGGAGCCATTCAGATGCTGATCAAAGTGGCTAAACGGGACTTTGTCGGGCAGCAGGTCAGGCTGGAAGGATTGCCTCAATGGTTGATTCGAGCGCACAGTATCGAAGCGTTTCGAGCGTATTTATGGGAACTGGCTGAGCCGCACATCAGAAGACCGGTCAACGTTGAAACGAACCAGGAAGGGCAGGTGGTGAACGTGAGTTGGAGCAGTTTCGAAAGGCCAACGATAGAGGAAGCAGACAAATTCATAACAATTATCAACAAGAAAAATAGAAGG CCTCATATCTTGCAGATGTATCCCTGGAATTATCTGAACAGTCCGGCTATTGAAAGATGGAAGACATCCACTTCGACAGCCATATGCATTTACATGTACTCGATGGCGGTATCGTCCAGACCCATTTTTGAACTAGTTCGGGAGAAGTTGCTGAAACCGAAAGCACCGAAAGCGAAGCCCAAAGTCAAACCGGTGGTACCCCCGGCAGCCGATGGCTACAGTTTCCGGGATGAGGTGCGAGCCATACGGGAGACGTTCCTGCAGATGCGAGACTTGATGCACATATTGGACAACCGGATTGCCATGTTGGAGACAAAGTGCGACCAAGCATTCGAGCCGGAACCGTTGATCCCGGTGAGGCTGGATCCGCGAGCGGCGGCAGCGGGCAAGCTTGCTGGGGGAGATCCGCTACTGTACGCGGAGATTAAGGAGGAAGACGATGAATATGAATGTGATTAA